The genomic region CcagcttgttggcatataattatccATAATATTTccttatgattctttttttccctgagacATTCAttgtaatgtctcttctttcatttctgattttgagtcttccctcttttcttttttagtttgtctaggtaaatgcttgttgattttatattttgaaaacaccACTTATtagttttattgaatttttctaTTGCTACAAATTcttaatttgatttatttgtgttctaatctttattatttcctgccttctgctaAATTTgtgctttgtttgttctttttctagtttaagGTTTGGTTGTTTGAgctcttcccttttttattttattttattttatttattttttactaaaattttttttacatttatttatttttgagagacagagagagacagcacaagtcagggaggggcagagagagaaggagacagagaatccaaagcaggctccaggctctgagctgtcagcacagagccccgcacggggctccaactcacaaaccatgagatcatgacctgagctgaagtcggacgcctaaccgattgagccacccaggcgcccctgagctctttcttttttaatgtagatgtTTATTGCTATAATTTCCCCTCCTAGTATGGATTTTGCTGCATCAGTTATGTTTTGGTgtgttatgtttcttttttcatttgtcttaagatACTTTTTAAGTTCCCTTCTGATTTCCTGTTTGACCTAATGTTGTTAAAGATTATGTTTTTTTAGGGGTGcccactggctcagttggtggggtgtgtgactcttgatctgggggttgttaGTTTAAGTCCTGCACTGGGTGTAgggcctactttaaaaaaatttttttttagcttctgtgTAGttgtaattttttccattttcttgctctttttgaTGTCCAGTTTCATTATATTGGGGTGAGAAAAAcccttgaaattatttaaatcttattaaatttaggggcacctgggtggctcagtcagttcagtgtacaacttcagctctggtcatgatctcatggttcgtgagttcaggccctgcattgggctctgtgctgacagctcagagcctggagcctgcttctgattctgtgtctccctctctctctgcccctttcctgcttgcactctgtctctctctcaaaacaaataaacattaaaaaaattctaaatcttcttaaatttgttaacaCTTGTTTTGTGTTATCTATAGTGGAATCTatactggagaatgttctatgtgcattTGGGATGAATGCATATTCTTCTGCTATTGGATGGAATGATCTGTATGTATTTGTTTGCGTGATCTAATGTATAGTTCAAGTCTagtgtttccttactgatttcctATCTGAATGACTTATCTGTCGCGGCCGGCAcgacaaacaccgaggtcagggtcctgagggtaggggaatgcaagaaaaaaagagagaagagaaagtttgggaacaggggggtcccctgggctgatggcccaagtgacggctttattgttgctgtacacaatcttttataaccAGACTCTTATGGGttaggtcattctaagaataaacaggtttcacataattGCTGcccaccaaaacatttagttctgtgtttcttgcATTTTCCAGACAggtcacaagaccttgttgataagattgctagcaaaacacaattcccatgtttgtttctatctgactcggggtagaaaaagagaggtagcattactgccaacacctgcagaccacaggcttcaggaattaactttctcagccttgacaaggcttttgTATGCCCTtgagagtgggggaatgggagggggaaccaccgggttcgcttgagtcaacagggaacgttgttcgacccggtctcagcctggcaccggggcccggccccccaaACTtatccattgttttcttttttaaaatttttaaatgtttatttatttttgagagagagacagagcatgagtgggggaggggcagagagagaacaacacaggatcggaagcagtctccaggctttgagctgtcagcacagagcccagcgtggggcttgaactcctgaactgtgagatcatgacctaacccaaagttggacacttaactgagtcacccaggtgccccaacttattCATTGTTGAAAGTAGGGTAATGAAGTCCCCCACAATATTGTattgttgtctatttctcccttcagatctgtcaatatttgctttacatatttaggtgctctgatgttgggtgctagtatatttataattgttatgtttTCCTGTTGAATTGACCCTTTCATCATTATATAATGGCCTTCTTTGTCTATTGAgacagtttttgacttaaagtctattttgtctgatgtaggTGTagctacatttattttcttttgattaccATTTTCATGAAATATCTTTCTCATTCCTTTACTTTCAGCTTCTATGCATCTttaaatctaaagtgagtctcttctatgacccagcaatagcactgctaggaatttacccaagggatacaggagtgctgatgcataggggcacttgtaccccaatgtttatagcagcactttcaacaatagccaaattgtggaaagaggctaaatgtccatcaactgatgaatggataaagaagttgtggtttatatatacaatggaatactaattggcaatgagaaagaatgaaatatggccttttgtagcaatgtggatggaactggagagtgttatgctaagtgaaataagtcatacagagaaagacagataccatatgttttcactcttatgtggatcctgagaaacttaacagaaggccatgggggaggggaagggaaaaaaagagttagagagggagggagccaaaccataagagactcttaaaaactgacagtaaactgagagttgatggggggtgggagggaggggaaagtgggtgataggcattgaggagggcacctgttgggatgagcactgggtgttctatggaaaccaatttgacaataaatttcatattaaaaaaataaagtgagtctcttgtagactaTGTAAATGTATAGTATACTCTATTATCTGTTATGTCaagctctcctctccctctgttctcttTTGTACAATTCTCTTGAATTTCCTGAGAACAGTACTCTAGgcatattttactattatttgtcCAATTTTAAAGTATCtgacttgggattttttttttgtattaaatatatgttaactTTGGAGAACTTATATTTCTGTTGTATTAAGTGTTCTCCTCAGGAACAGagtatatcttttcatttgtccaAATGGGTTTTAAtaatttcacagtattttttagATAGGTGTTTCACTTTTCCttaaattttcaatgttttcatttgaaatttgaatGGTATCCTCCCTCATTTTGCTTCTGACTGGTTCCGAGGAAAAACACAGAGCAATtagtttgtatatttatcttatatcCAAACATCTGCCAAAGGCACTTAATTCTAGCATTTCCAATAAACCTTTAAGCTTTCTAATTATAAAATCCAGTGAAAAATAATAGTATCAGACTACAATTAAgtttatattttctccaaatatcaTACTGATTATCTTTTTCTTACTGCATTTGTTAAACTTTTATAGCAATATTGGTAATATTGGCAGTAGTTGTAGGCAAGAAGTCCAATTGTAATGGAAATATCTTTTAGCATTTTACCATTGAGATTCACATTTTTAGGTCAATAACATTATCATCATTAAGTAGGCTACTCTCATTGCTATTGTACTTCAAGGTTTTATTGGATAAGTGACCTGTGAATTTTGTCTAATGACAAacattttgtctaattttttgcATCCATTGATATCATATGGCACTCTTCTTTGTTGATGTAATTCTTATGTTGAAACATTTTTTGATATCCTGAATTCATTTGGTCATGATGCATTCTTTTGATACCCTGCtagttttttcaataaaaattttattttataaacatttaacttCTAAACTTACAAACATTTTATATGTTCACAAGTGAGatttatgtacattaaaaaaatcttgggggcctgggtggctcagtcggttcagtgtcgcactttggctcaggtcatgatctcatggttcatgagtttgagccctgcgttgggctctgtgctgacagctcagagcctgaaacctgcttcagattctgtgtctccctttctctctgcccctatcctgttgtgtctctgtctctctctcaaatgtaaataaacattaaaaaattaaaaaattctttatcaggttTGCACATGTAGGTGATATTGACTTTATAGAATCAattatggaattttctttttctctgccttaaattaatttaaataatttgagtcATCTATTTTTAATGCTTAGCTAACTCTGTGAAGCTTTCTGTTATTAgtgctgtattattattattattattattattattggtgatAGATCTTCATCTTCCCAGTTGAGATTGATTTAACTTTTCCAGGATCcttgttcaaattttctagttATATTTCACAGAAATTGTACTATTATACAGATTATACAGATATAATAATACAGAAAGTTATCCATCACAtctctattttcaaaattacttttagaGTTTTACCaagtgtaataaaaaataataataataataaatcttttcTACATATGTGGTTTATGActtctttctcatttatgaacttgtatttttttcactATTCCATGTTAATCAAATTTATGATTaatatggtgtttttttttgatgtttacttatttttgagagacagagacatgacacgagtgggggaggggcagagagagagttcatgagtttgagctctacatcgggctctgtactgacagtgtggagcctacttgggcttctctctgtcctctccctcattaaaataaagaaataaacttaaaaaaataaagaaaatgaattgttAATCTCAAGAAGCTGTGGAAGGTATGGGATAAGACAGTATTTCCAGTTAGGTCCAAGAGACACTGTTGTTAAAAGCTTCTTGGATAGAAGTTGTGTAAGGTGCCATGCATGGGGCCAGGGGACTACTGCTCAGGCAATGGTACTGAGCTCTGGCTTGTGAGATATCCTAGGGACATGGGGCCCTATGGGAATGTGCACTTCTTTTCCAAGTGGAATTACTGATGCAAAGTGGGGTGTACATGTGACCAAAACAGCAATGATGTAAGTTGTCAGGCTTGAGCCTGATATTAACCCCACCTTGAACTACCCCATAGTCCATTCTGAGAGTTGGCAAGATGTGTTCAGGACCGGGCTTCTCTGGTCCTTCCTGCCCAGTCCCTCCCTGTGCCTTCACAATCCTGCTCTGTGATGGTGCTGACTGCCTCCCTCTGCTTAGACATTCTCTGCATGGTtggtctctccttccccaccctggcTGTGGGGAAAGTGACTGCTGGCCCCAAACAAGGGAACAGGCCATTTTGGAATCCTTTGTGCAGCTCAGATCAAGTTGTAGCTATAGGAGAATCTGCTGTAGCTGTAGTTTAATGGGAGCTAAATATGATGCAGGTAACTATTTGCTATCATACTGTCCCCCATGTACCTGAATGTCCTTGTCCATGGTAATTCTTCTGGCCAACAGTATAGATACCACGTCTCTGACTGCTCATGACCTTTTCACATCTCCCAGGCTGGGCCAAGCTGACCGCAGCACACCAAAGAagggagaaatatatttttcttgctaATATCACACCCAATTTTGGGGGCCTCATTTTCTGGCCCAGGATAAATCTCTTACTAGGATGATACCCACATCTACTGCCACAAATGATCTTTGCTTCCCACCATGGGATTATAGTCTGGACAATAGAAAGTATTTTGACAAAAATGTTTGTGAAAACCTCTCAGAGTAAGATGATTCAGACTCTCCATGGTAAACTTGACTCCTGTCTGAAGTGATGTTTGCCCATCACCTTCATCATTGGAGCAGACTTGTTGGACGTCAGGGTCATGAAATGACTGTCAGCGGTTGTGAACTTCCTTCAGTTTGGATTATGTACAAATTGTTTTGTTCACGATGATTAGTGTCCCTTAAGTCAACCACGAAAACAGCATGAGAAACATATAGCATATAGGCACTGATGGGAGAGTATAAAATGCCCAAGACATGATGTGTTCCCGAATCCGGACCATGACAACGAGACCCTTTAAGTCTGTGCTTTTCGGGGATAGAGGTTGGGAGTCCTGACTGAATTCGGGTTTGTCTGGGTTCACATGCCAGGTTCTCGGGTGTGGAGAACTCTCCTAGGTGTTGAGATTTCAAAATGTGGTGACTTTCATGTCCTGAATCGCAATTCTCCACTCATCCCAAATAAACCTGTTTTAGTTGGTAATGTTTAAGGTCAATAACCTTTATGTACCTCATGGGTGTGTACTGCTTATAAAACAGTAGATGTATAGGGCAGGCTTTCCGCACAGAGGTTATTGAAAGGCCATATAAACTTTGTGTTACTGAGAATTGGTTCCCTGCTCAGATTGGCTGCTCGCTGCTCAAAAATCAATACTTGGAGACAAGAGATGGTGGGAAAGGAAAGATCTCTTTACTCAGAGGGCCAGCagcctgggaagatggtggactAATGTCTCAAAGGTCATCTTCCCTGTTCTGGGGAAGCTGGAGACATTAAAGGGGGAGacatgggggaaagggagggggctgCATTTGGGAGGAGCAGGTGGCTGGGTGGGTAGTCACGGGTGGACATGACCCTGAACAGACTCTGGCACCCGCTGCAGCTGTTTTCCAGTGCGGTCAGGCCATATCCTCTGTGAAGGTGTGGCCCTTCACTCCCCAAGGCCAGTGGTCTGCAAACCTCAAGGGAAGTAGGTTATTTCTGCTACAGACTGAGGGACGTGGGTCAGCAAGCCAGGGGTGCATAATTTTGAAGCAAGGTCACCCTTTGACAGATTGCAGGACTGTTGTATTTGGACGTTACTTTGTAGCAACATGAGAGATTCCCTCCCTGAAAGCAAGCCCAGCCTTGGCTTTGATCCACACAAAACACTCTTAAGGGTTATCTCTACTAAAacacagttgactcttgaacaacacgggcacttatatgcagatttttttttactaaacaaAGCACAGacctgtatatgtattttttcttccttatgattttaatagcattttcttacTGTAAGAACACCATATATAATACGTATAACATACAGAATATGTGCTAATAGCGTATGTTGTTGGTGAGGCTTCTGGTCAGCAGTAGGTTATTAGTAACtaaatttggggggagtcaaagttatatgTGGGTTTTGGGCTCCCTGGGGGGTCAGTGACTCTGACCCCCACAtctgttcaagggtcagctgtctGGGATGATCGGCCTGGAGGTGGCATGGGAGGGAGGACCCCTTTGGGAGCTGTTGGGAACTTGTGGAGGGATGAGTGGAGAACTCAGGGGAACTTCGCGAGTTCTGTGCAACAGCCTGAGCTGCTGTGGGGAGACCATCAGTCCCCGCGGGGATTCCTGGTTTCCGCTCCATGTCTGGTCAAGCCAACAGTTCAGGAGATTCCTCTGGAAAGAAACTAGTGTCTCAGGAGGCTGGCCTTTGGTGTTCATTTAGGGCTGCTCTCCAGGAAATCTGTAATTGGCTCTCAGGGGCTCTCCCCTCAGGCAATTGTCAGCTTTCCAGTGGTAAGACCAGGACTAGGATCTGGCAGAGGCGATGGAGGGGGGAGAGGGCACGACCTGGGAGCTGGTCCTAATCAGAGCCCTTCTTGGCTTCAGCGTGAGCTccaggagggagagtgggagggagaatgCCCGGGGCGGGAGGCGCCAGGGTTCCCAGGCCCTCAGCACATCTtagctcttcctcctcttcacgGCTTTCCTGTGGGATTGCTATTCAGGTGAGCTCCCTGTTTTTGTAGAATTCTTTGCAGCTTGGTTCACAGATGCTTTTAGAAAGCTAAAGAATTGGTGTTTGCAGTTTTCTCCACTAACCAATAAGACCTTTACATTAACCCAGAGTCAAAAACTCTTTTTCAAAGGCCTTTGAGGAAATCCCATGGTCTTCCTTCAGAATCGTGTTGTTGCAGCTTCTGTCGTTGGGATCTTAGAACGCAGGTTTTCAGTCTTCCCTGTGCACCCAGCTCATCTCCTTGTCTCCTGGAGGTGGACTGGGGTCTTTACCCCAATTTTGCTCATGATGGAAATTTATCCTCTTTCTTGTGGGATAACTGAGATATGCCCAAAGTCACGctgtcttcttaaaaaaaaaattagtatattttctgctttattatggAGTAAATGCCGAAGAGAATTAAAgagttaacaaattaaaaattcaaactaaattaaaatttaattaatttgttttatgtttataaaaataacaaggtTAGCACACACTGTAAAATATATGAGGAtaaattttcctcattttctaaagataaattaaaactcacagtttgcatttccataaatGGTGATAGTTTTAACTGAGGACTCCCGGTTATGACTTGTATCTGTACAGGGTTGAGTCTGTGATTGCGTGTTTTTCAGAGAAACAGTAGATATTTTACACTATATTCATTTCCGTCCCAGTTAGAAAGCAGTCTTGGAGCACAAAATTGAGCTCCTTCCCTACTCAGTGGCCCCTCTCTGCTTCTGAGGGGCTGTGGCCTCTCCTGCAGGTGGCCTTGTGTACAACCCACACTCCTTGGCTTTCCTATTGCACCCCCAGTCCCCTAACCCCTTGAAAAACAGGGCTGGAATGTGGTGGTCTGAAAAGCCAGGGTTCTCTTATGATATAAAACTCATCTTCacgacacagaatcggaagcaggctccaggctctgagccatcagcccagagcctgacacggggctcgaactcacgaaccgtgagatcgtgacctaagctgaagtcggacgctcaaccgactgagccgcccaggcgccccgtgaatgAGCTTTTAAAACAGTACTGAGAACAATCTGGTTTGGGAGATAGTATAAgagttaaattgtagtgtagggctgaCCTATAGcttgagaaataacagctttgtgttgacactgaaggttaagagataacagccttgctttactcttgtaaattacacttcatactcttgtaaattaggcttcaccaattaagggaacaaaagttcaaagaaaagtggcgccagaggcagggtcaaggagatcaaCTGGTTGCGACTTAAcagcagaaagtctaaaataatcaccccATCCGGGAACTGTTTCCACCtcatctgggaactatttctttgttctgttcccagatgATAAGACGATGtggtcggctataaaaactctgtaccccggctgttcgaggCTGCACTCTGATCAAAaatgttggtcccgatcggttggccttgcctctcgttgcaataaactttgctgtgactgtcactggtgcccgtagcattctgtttcaggagtcatgTGGATGCAGCAATAGGATACATCCATGTTTCCAGGAACACTTCCAGCAGATTCTGTgaccacacacacatttatttaaattaggtGTTCCTCTGGGGATGGAAAGTGGACATTTTCTTTGGCTCCAGGCTGACTAGCTCCTGTGTCCTGAGTCACAGCACCTTGGCTTCTTTTGAAAATGGCTTATCCCCTGAGTTTCCCTTAATATTCATATCTCACCCTTTGTTTTCACCCTCTAACCACATCCCTGGGTAAGTCAGCATTGTTTAGCATTTGTTCCCTGGTATAATGAAGGTAAGTGGTGCCCCAGGACACTGTAATATGTTTGCTGTCTTCTCATATGGTGGGTGTGGGGGGCTTGATTTTGCCAAGATTGAGGTCTTGATGGTGCCCTAGAGGTTGCCACCCGGGGACATGTGCTCTGGGTGCTGCAGCTGCTGTACTCTTGTACTTGCTCCCACCCTCAGCTGCTGTGCTCTCTGACTTGCTCCCGCCCTCAGTCTGCCTTCCCTGAAGTAGCCTCTCCCACATAGTTGGAGTGAGGAAAATAATACCTTGTTCCTTTGGACAAAGTCATGAAATAGATTGTAATAGGTACATGTTGGTTTCACAGCAAGATCGTTAACCTTATGTTTGTCCTCAACATGCTAGCCTCCACTACACCTCTCTCTGGTTTCAGCTGGCTCAGTGCCGCCCTAGGAAAGAAGGattgcttttcatttcatttacgATCTGGAGAGTGAATGAGTGGAATCTGTAGGAATGCAAATCTTGTCACTGTAGGGATAAATGGCTGAGTCAGTATGATCAAGTTCTGGTGCTGATTTCTGGGGTGGTGATAGTGGGGAGCTATTTATTACTAGAGGTCCTGGCCTGCCTCTACTTCTGAGAGACCAGTGTGTAGAAAGAACCCCAGCCTCAGAGTGGGTTTGGGATGTATAAGTAATCTAGGGGCTACAGGAGGTCCAGAGGAAGGTCAAATTTGGACCCCAAGGAAGAGCACTGACACGGAGGGTAGGGAATAGACATTAACAGAACCTCTGGGGTTCCTAGGTCCATGGAGCACAAAACCCCCCTAATCACTTCACGTGGGCTTTGGTTATGGGACAGGCGGTTTTAAACATCAGGGTTTACTGAGCCTTCAACTTTGTTGAGAACTTTGTTGAGTGTGGATATAAATACTAATATCTGTGATAGATGAGCTGGCAGTCTTTGCACAGAGGAGAGATTTCCATGGAGGAGAGAGTGCAGATAACAGAGCAATGAATGGTCACCTCAAAGCAGTGCACCTGCTCCCCAGGATGCAGCTGGGATGTGGAAtcgcccttcccccactccagcTGCCTTGGGCCCAGCTTCCTCAGTACCAGCCAGGTGCAGGTGGACCGTGTCACCTCTGTGTTCCCTCCTGCCTACAGGACAAAGCCCCAGCTCTCCTCACAACAGGACAGGACCCCCATGCTCTGGTCTGGGCCCACATCTGCATCCCTACCTTCCACACTCTTTGCCTCAATCCTAACACTTCTTCAGAAGTGAATTTCTTTTAATTGCCCTTGGTTGCTTTCTCCCTGacaccctcttcccctcctcacaCTGTGTGCTGTTTCTTGCCTCAGTTTctactcttcattttccttttacctgAAATGCCCTCACTCCACACCTCCCTTTCTCCTTAGCAATCCCATCAGTCCGGGGTTATTTCCACCCAGGAGGGTTTCTTGCAGGTTGGATTCATGAGCTCTCTTTTAGCCTATTGCAATTATTTGTTGATGTGTCCATTTTCTCCATAAGATGGTAAGCTGTTGAGTGTGTGGAATGGTTTTATTTGACCTAGAATCTTCAGCACCTGTTGCCTGACCAGCTCTTCCCTGTACTTCAAGACTGAGCCTACAACCACCTTCCCTGGCTGGACTGTCATGCCCCCTCCACTCCCTCTGCATTTGGTCCCTCTGTTCCCACATTTATCACATTTCCCCTATAAAATCTTGAATGACTTGATGAAACCAGGATCTAAAGAAGATTGTTTCGATACACGAGAGGGGACAAGGAGCCCACACAGTTGTAACTGCTAAGATCACACAGAGGTGACTGCTAAGAGAGTCATGAAGAGGCTGTGAAGTtggtgtgtggggaggagggaatgtgTAAGAACTTTCCAAGGAACAACCAGTGGGATTTTACTGACTGGAGGTTGGGAATGGGAGAGGGCATTCAGCTGAAATGGCAATGATATGGTAAGCTTGGGATCAAAGCAGAATTTCACACTACCTGCCCAGTTGGTTGTGGCTGGGAAAGATATGAGGATTTGTGTTTGATCCTGCTGATTTTGAGCTGAGGGTAGGGAGTGTCTCGCAGGCATTTGGAGGGTATTAGTCTGCTGTTCAGGAGGACGACTGTGTGGCTGGCTCTACACATGAGGCTGGTGGATTCATTGTGTCACAGAAACACTGGGTTGAATTAATAGGGTAAATGGTCCTGAAGACTACGCTTGTGTTTGGACGAACTCTCCTGAGCCATGAAGAACACACACAGTTAAGGACGGTCGGGGGAACAGAGTTGCAGGAGGAAGCCACTATAGGGGGACAGATCAGGATGTGCAAGGGACATTTGTGCGGGAGACTCACCCTCATGTTTTCGCTGTAGCCTTCCTTGTCTTGGAGTTGGTGTTGGAGACAGAGATGCACTAAAATCTCTCCCTTAATCTCTGTCAGGCAGGAACTTGGACGATCCCCATGGAAATGGTTGCTCTGGAAAACCAAACTATCACTGAATTTGTCCTCCTTGGTTTCCATGATGTAGCTGAGCTGCGTCTCGTTTTCTTTGTTGTGCTCACCATTGTCTACGTGTCCATTGTCATGGGGAATGTGCTGATCGTCGTGGCGGTGGTTAGCTCACGGAGGCTCCACACacccatgtatttcttcctggCTAACCTGTCCTTCCTGGAGATCCTCTACACCTCCACAGTGGTGCCCAAAATGCTAGAGGGCTTCTTGCAGGAAGCGGCCATCTCTGTGGCTGGTTGCTTGCTGCAGTTCTTTATCTTCGGTTCTCTAGCCACGGCTGAGTGCTTCATGCTGGCTGTCATGGCCTATGATCGCTACCTGGCAATCTGCTATCCACTCCGCTACCCACTCCTGATGGGACCCAGGGGGTGCTTGGGGCTGGTGGTCATAGCGTGGCTCTCTGGCTTCATGGTAGATGGACTGGTTGTGGCCCTAATGGGCCAGCTGAGGTTCTGTGGCCCCAACCACATTGACCACTTTTACTGTGACTTCATGCCCTTGATGGGCCTGGCCTGCTCGGATCCCAGTGTGGCCCAGATGACAACATTCATTCTGTCTGTGGTCTGCCTCACTGTCCCCTTCGGGCTGATTCTGACATCCTATGCCCGGATTGTGGTAACTGTGCTCAAAGTCCCTGCTGGGGCCCAGAGGCGAAAGGTTttctccacctgctcctcccaccttGTGGTGGTGTCCACCTTCTATGGAACTCTCATGGTCTTGTACATTGCACCCTCTGCTGTCCGCTCCCAACTTGTCTCCAAGGTCTTCGCCCTGCTCTACACTGTGGTCACCCCTCTTCTCAATCCTGTGATCTACACCCTGAGGAACAAGGAGGTTCATCATGCATTGCGGAGACTTCTGTACGTTAAGCTCACCAAAACACTCAGTTGAGGGAGAATGGTGGTGAGGATTTTATTTGGACTTTGCATGTCTCCATTGGGGTGTCCTTCAGGACTGGTTGGGGAGGAAGAACTTTGTTCTATTTTGACCTTTCTCTCTGTAAAACATTCTGTAGTTACTCTAAAAATGAGCACCAATTTCAAGTGTTAgcttaaaatttacatttatcttttattattctttttaaaataggctATGAATATTTGATATAGAAAGTAgatacacagaaacagaaacagaaagcaaaaatattgGCTACTTGTAATaggtgtgtacgtgtgtgtgtgtgtgcatgtgtgtatacacacacatatgtat from Panthera uncia isolate 11264 chromosome B2 unlocalized genomic scaffold, Puncia_PCG_1.0 HiC_scaffold_25, whole genome shotgun sequence harbors:
- the LOC125939499 gene encoding olfactory receptor 11A1: MEMVALENQTITEFVLLGFHDVAELRLVFFVVLTIVYVSIVMGNVLIVVAVVSSRRLHTPMYFFLANLSFLEILYTSTVVPKMLEGFLQEAAISVAGCLLQFFIFGSLATAECFMLAVMAYDRYLAICYPLRYPLLMGPRGCLGLVVIAWLSGFMVDGLVVALMGQLRFCGPNHIDHFYCDFMPLMGLACSDPSVAQMTTFILSVVCLTVPFGLILTSYARIVVTVLKVPAGAQRRKVFSTCSSHLVVVSTFYGTLMVLYIAPSAVRSQLVSKVFALLYTVVTPLLNPVIYTLRNKEVHHALRRLLYVKLTKTLS